From a region of the Neobacillus niacini genome:
- a CDS encoding aminoglycoside phosphotransferase family protein, whose product MIINVDLVAKLIDEQFPEWSHLSIKPVKKGGNDNRTFHLGDHLSVRLPSAAAYAPQVEKEQKWLPIFAEKLSLSVSTPIAKGDPNNEYPWSWSIYKWLEGDPLSHNNIDNLNHLAKDLGSFLKELRAIDTSGGPLAGQHNFYRGGSLSIYNEESRNAIENNSDTFDGGLLSEIWSLALDSEWKSEPVWVHGDIATGNLLVKDGKLCAVIDFGIVGVGDPSCDAAIAWNFFDDTSREVFKNELKFDEGTWNRARGWALWKALITYDSYKNFDKVRAEEASNIIWTIIQDYKN is encoded by the coding sequence ATGATTATCAATGTCGATTTAGTAGCAAAACTAATAGACGAACAGTTTCCAGAATGGTCTCATTTATCTATCAAACCTGTAAAAAAAGGTGGAAATGATAATAGAACATTTCATTTAGGGGATCATTTGAGTGTCAGGTTACCTAGTGCAGCGGCTTATGCTCCACAGGTGGAAAAAGAACAAAAGTGGCTTCCCATTTTTGCTGAAAAACTTTCATTGTCAGTTTCTACTCCGATAGCAAAAGGAGATCCGAACAATGAATATCCGTGGTCCTGGTCCATCTATAAATGGCTTGAGGGAGACCCTCTATCTCATAACAATATTGATAACCTTAATCATCTAGCAAAAGACTTGGGGTCGTTTTTAAAAGAGTTACGAGCCATCGATACTAGTGGAGGTCCGTTAGCTGGTCAGCATAATTTTTATAGAGGCGGTTCATTATCTATATACAATGAAGAATCTAGAAATGCTATTGAAAACAACAGTGACACTTTTGATGGTGGTTTGCTGAGTGAAATCTGGAGCTTAGCTTTAGATTCTGAATGGAAGTCAGAGCCTGTATGGGTACACGGTGATATAGCAACAGGGAATTTGTTAGTGAAGGATGGAAAGCTCTGTGCGGTTATTGACTTTGGAATAGTAGGAGTAGGAGATCCTTCTTGTGACGCTGCAATAGCTTGGAATTTCTTTGATGATACCAGTAGAGAAGTATTTAAGAATGAATTAAAGTTTGACGAAGGAACCTGGAATAGAGCACGAGGATGGGCTCTGTGGAAGGCATTAATCACATATGACTCTTACAAAAATTTTGATAAAGTAAGAGCGGAAGAAGCATCTAATATTATTTGGACTATAATCCAAGATTACAAAAACTAA
- a CDS encoding glycoside hydrolase family 13 protein, which translates to MVKWWKQSTFYEIYMPSFKDGNGDGIGDFAGITSKLDYLKGLGIDGLWLTPFYPSPKVDNGYDISDYYGIDPDYGTMADFEIFIQEAHRRGIKVIADLVLNHTSSKHQWFQESKSRKEHPKRDWYIWKDEPNNWESFFGGSAWEYDENTSQYYYHAFAKEQVDLNWANPEVKTAMLDTMKFWLEKGVDGFRLDVINFLKVNDSFQDNPFDVEKNEQIHLYDKDQEGILAVIEEIAEFVHQYPDKFLVGEVGSEDLDILKQYSGLNKLDVVFNFNIGSIETFDVEKLFQQVVETEKIYDQSQIPTLFFSSHDMSRHFSRFGGEEDRAKLVAAFMLTAKGVPFIYQGDEIGMRDWMTDDISKMKDVQGITHYQLALQAGKSQEEALVIANEKSRDKSRTPMQWTADLNVGFSEKGPWITIPEEAYKINVEDQQNDPDSMLAFYKKLLWLRKKHSALSNGDYELLRNEDDMISFVKKDCVERIVVVLNFSNQPKTLDIGLKGELLLSTKRESLECNQAISILENEVLILKGDIENGCFK; encoded by the coding sequence ATGGTTAAATGGTGGAAACAATCGACTTTTTATGAAATCTATATGCCAAGCTTTAAAGATGGAAACGGTGACGGAATAGGGGACTTTGCTGGTATTACCTCAAAGCTCGACTATTTAAAGGGATTGGGGATTGATGGACTGTGGCTTACACCCTTTTATCCATCCCCAAAGGTGGATAACGGCTATGATATTTCCGATTACTATGGGATTGACCCCGATTATGGAACGATGGCCGATTTTGAGATATTCATTCAAGAGGCACATCGTCGCGGTATCAAGGTGATAGCCGATTTAGTGTTGAACCACACCTCATCTAAACATCAGTGGTTCCAAGAGTCAAAATCACGGAAGGAGCATCCGAAACGAGATTGGTATATTTGGAAGGATGAACCGAACAATTGGGAATCTTTCTTTGGTGGATCTGCTTGGGAGTACGATGAAAACACCAGTCAATATTATTATCATGCCTTTGCTAAGGAGCAGGTTGACCTGAATTGGGCCAATCCTGAAGTTAAAACAGCGATGTTGGATACCATGAAGTTTTGGCTGGAAAAAGGAGTCGATGGCTTCCGGCTTGATGTCATTAATTTCTTAAAGGTGAATGATTCGTTTCAAGACAACCCATTTGATGTGGAAAAGAATGAACAAATTCATTTATACGATAAAGACCAAGAAGGAATATTAGCTGTCATTGAGGAAATAGCTGAATTTGTTCATCAGTATCCAGATAAATTTCTTGTTGGTGAAGTTGGTTCTGAAGACCTGGATATTCTAAAACAATATTCGGGCCTTAACAAATTAGATGTTGTCTTTAATTTTAATATTGGCAGCATTGAGACGTTTGATGTGGAAAAGCTCTTTCAACAAGTAGTTGAAACGGAGAAGATTTATGATCAGTCGCAAATCCCGACCTTGTTCTTTTCTAGTCATGATATGTCCAGACACTTTTCTAGATTTGGCGGTGAAGAGGACCGAGCCAAATTAGTCGCAGCTTTCATGCTTACAGCGAAGGGTGTTCCGTTCATTTATCAAGGTGATGAGATTGGAATGAGAGATTGGATGACGGATGATATTTCCAAAATGAAAGATGTACAAGGCATTACGCACTATCAATTGGCCTTACAAGCTGGTAAGTCGCAAGAGGAAGCATTGGTAATTGCCAACGAAAAGTCGAGGGATAAATCACGAACCCCCATGCAGTGGACTGCTGATTTGAATGTCGGTTTTTCAGAAAAGGGGCCGTGGATCACGATTCCTGAGGAAGCTTACAAAATTAATGTGGAAGACCAGCAAAACGATCCTGATTCCATGCTTGCTTTTTATAAAAAGCTGCTGTGGCTGCGAAAAAAACATTCAGCCCTCAGCAATGGCGATTATGAATTATTACGGAATGAAGATGATATGATTTCCTTCGTTAAGAAGGATTGTGTTGAAAGAATAGTAGTAGTTTTGAACTTCTCTAATCAACCAAAAACGCTTGATATAGGTTTGAAGGGCGAATTGCTGCTCTCTACTAAGCGGGAGTCGCTTGAATGTAATCAGGCTATCTCAATATTGGAGAATGAAGTTTTGATTTTAAAGGGGGATATTGAAAATGGCTGTTTTAAATAA
- a CDS encoding carbohydrate ABC transporter permease, with protein MSTKHGRMGWLFASPYLIYALVFFLIPLVWSLFLSFTDWNLISPTFTFVGLENYMEAFRSPGVQSAFFVTFKFLAVFVPLVVASSIIVALIVQGLPKFKGLFLIGFFLPYLASGVVSSFIVKGILSYNSPVNEFLRNSLGLDINWLGSPFAALFVVAMIIAWKFTGYYALILTSGFESIGTEIYEAAMIDGVTPWQRFWKITFPLLYPALFTVLILSIGVTFGIFTEVYQLTGGGPNFATNTWQMEIFTRAFSNLQAGYASAIAIIASVVTFISVFIIRKLLEMWGKRNGWS; from the coding sequence ATGAGCACAAAGCACGGAAGGATGGGCTGGCTATTTGCCAGTCCTTATCTTATATATGCATTAGTCTTCTTTTTGATCCCACTTGTGTGGTCACTATTCTTATCGTTTACGGATTGGAATTTAATTTCACCAACCTTTACATTCGTTGGACTTGAGAACTATATGGAGGCTTTTCGAAGTCCTGGTGTTCAGAGTGCATTTTTCGTTACTTTTAAATTTCTGGCAGTATTTGTACCTTTAGTGGTTGCGTCATCGATTATTGTTGCTTTAATCGTTCAGGGATTACCAAAATTTAAAGGGCTATTTTTAATCGGCTTTTTCCTCCCTTATTTAGCATCAGGAGTTGTATCATCCTTTATCGTAAAAGGGATTTTATCTTACAACAGTCCGGTGAATGAATTCTTGCGGAACTCATTGGGCTTAGATATTAATTGGCTTGGAAGTCCTTTTGCAGCACTCTTTGTGGTTGCAATGATTATCGCCTGGAAATTCACTGGGTATTATGCGCTGATTTTAACATCAGGTTTTGAAAGTATTGGTACCGAAATTTACGAAGCAGCCATGATTGATGGGGTAACTCCGTGGCAGCGTTTTTGGAAAATTACCTTTCCGCTGCTGTACCCTGCGTTATTTACAGTATTAATTTTATCAATTGGTGTTACGTTTGGTATCTTCACAGAAGTTTACCAATTAACAGGTGGAGGACCAAATTTTGCAACGAATACATGGCAAATGGAGATCTTTACAAGAGCATTCTCAAATCTTCAAGCAGGTTATGCTTCTGCCATTGCAATTATTGCTTCCGTTGTAACGTTTATTTCGGTTTTTATCATTCGAAAACTCTTAGAAATGTGGGGGAAACGAAATGGGTGGAGCTAA
- a CDS encoding glycoside hydrolase family 130 protein — MNIYRYEENPLVTPMDVTPHRPDFEVIGAFNAGITTYNDEIIMLLRVAERPISEDPNVIKAPIYNPETRELEIVDLNLSDNQFDFSDPRTIKKSGDSNGFVYLTSLSYLRIARSKDGHHFTIDEKPFVYPSNELETFGIEDPRITKIDDTYYIYFSAVSPVGVGESMVSTKDFVTTEHHGMIFAPENKDVLIFPEKINGKYYALHRPVPKSVGEPEIWIAESTNLLHWGNHKHLLGLREGMWDSARMGGGAVPFKTEKGWLELYHGATSDHRYCMGAVLLDLEDPTKVIARSNQPIIEPEADYEVEGFFGNVVFSCGAVVEGDVVKMYYGVADTSMACAELSLKEILDSLTYL, encoded by the coding sequence ATGAATATATATAGATATGAAGAGAACCCATTGGTTACCCCAATGGATGTAACACCACATCGCCCAGATTTTGAAGTAATTGGAGCATTTAATGCGGGGATTACAACATATAACGATGAAATTATTATGCTTCTTCGTGTAGCTGAGCGCCCAATTAGTGAAGATCCTAATGTTATCAAAGCACCCATTTACAATCCAGAAACCCGTGAACTAGAGATAGTAGACTTAAATCTAAGTGACAATCAGTTTGATTTTTCTGATCCACGTACGATTAAGAAGAGTGGAGATTCAAATGGTTTTGTTTATTTAACCTCCCTATCCTACTTGCGGATTGCGCGAAGCAAAGATGGTCATCACTTCACGATTGATGAAAAACCGTTCGTATATCCATCCAATGAGTTAGAGACCTTTGGGATTGAGGACCCGAGGATTACTAAAATAGATGATACTTACTATATATATTTTAGTGCTGTTTCACCGGTTGGTGTTGGCGAATCAATGGTTTCCACAAAAGACTTTGTGACAACAGAACATCACGGAATGATTTTTGCACCGGAAAATAAGGATGTATTAATTTTTCCTGAAAAAATAAATGGAAAATACTATGCGCTTCATCGTCCGGTACCTAAAAGTGTCGGAGAGCCAGAAATTTGGATTGCTGAATCCACAAACCTCTTACATTGGGGGAACCACAAGCATTTACTAGGTTTACGTGAAGGTATGTGGGACAGCGCTCGCATGGGCGGGGGAGCCGTTCCTTTTAAAACAGAGAAAGGCTGGCTCGAGCTGTACCATGGTGCGACTTCGGATCACCGCTATTGTATGGGTGCTGTGTTACTTGACTTGGAAGATCCAACAAAGGTCATTGCCCGCTCCAACCAGCCGATTATTGAACCTGAAGCAGATTATGAGGTGGAAGGATTCTTTGGAAATGTTGTCTTTTCATGTGGTGCTGTTGTTGAAGGTGATGTTGTTAAAATGTACTACGGTGTTGCTGACACATCGATGGCTTGTGCTGAATTAAGTTTAAAAGAAATTTTGGATTCATTGACTTATCTATAA
- a CDS encoding MFS transporter, with protein MFQVFKSFSTELKFYLLMNALFSFGGVLSGVFQSVFLWKLDKTYSLLAHYSLYWSIALIFCFGICGWLARKTSPMITMRLGFVFYLITYLIMLIFHDTLRDHIMLLGFSNGLAMSLYYVGMHLAVLDLTTNDNRDQFLYVQGILFTIGGVIGPVLSGNIISQFEGMFGYYVVFIGTCVFFFIAFLTSLKVKGHAITTKSYFWEVIKNPSREWKKMYKVMFADGIVSGVYGTFLITMITFKVAGGELSLGIYNTAAELVAIATFYVLARYSNPKYRLAIYAIGSISIFLSSVLLSIFPVIISLVVFGVISPLAQNMITNSMSAMIYQAIEKDPEYKEKRLDYIIIREIPLGVGRIIGVVLFLVMRKYLDFDQLLPISFSLFPVVYVIMIPSLYIIWRKSKKVSVLRSNES; from the coding sequence ATGTTTCAAGTATTTAAGTCTTTTTCTACAGAATTGAAGTTTTATTTACTGATGAATGCCCTATTTTCCTTTGGGGGAGTTTTGTCAGGTGTTTTTCAAAGTGTTTTCCTATGGAAGCTGGATAAAACCTATTCCTTGCTGGCCCATTATAGTTTGTATTGGTCGATTGCACTCATCTTTTGCTTTGGAATTTGCGGGTGGCTTGCTCGGAAGACGAGCCCGATGATTACGATGCGATTAGGCTTTGTCTTTTACCTGATCACCTATTTAATTATGCTTATTTTTCATGATACATTACGTGATCATATTATGTTGTTAGGGTTTTCAAATGGATTGGCAATGAGCCTCTATTATGTGGGCATGCACTTGGCGGTATTAGATCTAACTACGAATGATAATCGTGACCAATTTTTATATGTACAAGGAATTTTATTTACCATTGGCGGTGTCATCGGCCCGGTTCTGTCAGGAAATATCATCTCACAATTCGAGGGTATGTTTGGTTATTATGTCGTTTTTATTGGGACCTGTGTATTCTTTTTTATTGCCTTTTTAACCTCATTAAAGGTAAAGGGACATGCGATTACAACCAAAAGTTATTTTTGGGAAGTCATTAAGAATCCATCGAGGGAATGGAAGAAGATGTATAAGGTAATGTTTGCTGATGGAATTGTATCGGGCGTGTACGGTACCTTCTTGATTACGATGATTACCTTCAAAGTCGCTGGCGGAGAATTGAGTTTAGGTATTTATAATACTGCAGCTGAACTTGTTGCTATTGCTACTTTCTATGTACTCGCTAGGTACTCTAATCCGAAATATCGTCTTGCCATTTATGCGATTGGCTCGATTAGTATATTTTTGAGTTCTGTTCTGTTATCAATCTTTCCTGTAATCATTTCGTTGGTTGTTTTTGGGGTAATCTCGCCTTTAGCACAGAATATGATTACGAACTCGATGAGTGCGATGATCTACCAGGCCATTGAGAAGGATCCAGAGTACAAGGAAAAGCGTTTAGATTATATCATTATCCGTGAAATTCCACTTGGAGTAGGAAGAATCATTGGTGTAGTTTTGTTTTTAGTCATGAGAAAATACCTTGATTTTGACCAGCTTTTGCCGATATCGTTTAGTCTTTTTCCAGTTGTATATGTCATCATGATTCCATCACTCTATATTATCTGGAGAAAATCAAAAAAAGTTTCTGTACTTCGTTCTAATGAATCATAA
- the manA gene encoding mannose-6-phosphate isomerase, class I: MVQPLLLKPVFKERIWGGTALRDEFGYEIPNDQTGECWAISAHPNGPSIIENGPYAGMALDELWRKNPELFGNPKEEAFPLLTKILDANMDLSVQVHPEDAYAKVHENGELGKTECWYILDCKKDAHMIFGHNAKTKEDLIQQISKGKWNELLRKVKIKPGDFFYVPSGTIHALCEGTLVLETQQSSDTTYRVYDYDRRDTEGNLRDLHLEKAIDVTTVPHHETGFSPVVEARENATITMFAKSSFFSVYKWDINGKSAFSFIDQYLLLSVIKGDGVLVHDGERYPLKKGTHFIIPVGLGEFVVDGKCELIVSHT; encoded by the coding sequence ATCGTGCAACCATTGTTATTAAAACCAGTTTTTAAAGAGCGAATTTGGGGTGGAACAGCTTTACGTGATGAATTTGGCTATGAAATTCCAAATGATCAAACAGGAGAATGCTGGGCAATTTCTGCTCATCCAAATGGACCTTCTATTATTGAAAATGGCCCTTACGCAGGTATGGCCTTGGACGAATTATGGCGTAAGAATCCAGAGCTGTTTGGAAACCCAAAGGAAGAGGCGTTTCCACTTTTAACAAAAATCTTGGATGCGAACATGGATTTATCGGTACAGGTACATCCGGAAGATGCGTATGCGAAGGTTCATGAAAATGGCGAGCTTGGAAAAACAGAATGTTGGTATATCCTCGACTGTAAAAAGGACGCTCATATGATCTTCGGTCATAATGCAAAAACAAAAGAAGACCTAATCCAGCAAATTAGTAAAGGAAAATGGAATGAATTGCTCCGAAAAGTGAAGATTAAGCCTGGTGACTTTTTCTACGTACCAAGTGGAACAATTCACGCTTTGTGTGAAGGTACGCTTGTCTTGGAAACGCAGCAAAGCTCTGATACCACCTACCGCGTATATGATTATGACCGTCGTGATACGGAGGGAAATCTGCGCGACCTTCATTTAGAAAAGGCTATTGATGTGACAACAGTACCGCATCATGAAACGGGTTTTTCTCCGGTGGTTGAAGCGCGGGAAAATGCTACTATTACAATGTTTGCGAAATCTTCGTTTTTCTCCGTATATAAATGGGATATTAATGGGAAATCTGCATTTTCTTTTATTGATCAATATTTGCTTCTCAGTGTCATTAAGGGAGATGGGGTCCTTGTTCATGACGGAGAGCGTTATCCATTGAAAAAAGGAACCCATTTCATTATTCCAGTGGGATTAGGAGAATTTGTGGTTGACGGAAAATGTGAGTTGATTGTATCCCACACCTAA
- a CDS encoding ROK family protein: protein MLGAIEAGGTKFVCAVGNDTGQIIERIQIPTTIPAETMQQVIEFFKKYSIKSIGVGSFGPIDVIKESPTFGFITSTPKPGWNHYPFVQVLKEAFSVPVGFNTDVNAAALGEATFGAAKGLDSCLYITIGTGIGAGAIVQGELLQGLSHPEMGHILVRRHPNDQYKGKCPYHHDCLEGLAAGPAIEARWGVKGDQLVDQGEVWDMEGYYIAQALMQYILILSPKKIILGGGVMKQKQVFTFVNRYLKEFVNGYVALPELTNYIVSPGLGDNAGITGSLMLAHQALLAENE from the coding sequence ATGTTGGGTGCCATTGAAGCAGGAGGGACAAAATTCGTTTGTGCAGTCGGTAATGATACGGGGCAGATCATTGAACGAATCCAGATTCCAACGACGATCCCTGCTGAAACAATGCAGCAGGTGATTGAATTTTTTAAAAAATATTCTATAAAATCCATCGGTGTGGGTTCGTTTGGCCCGATTGATGTTATCAAGGAAAGTCCTACCTTCGGTTTCATAACCTCTACACCAAAACCAGGATGGAACCATTATCCGTTTGTGCAAGTTTTAAAAGAGGCATTTTCAGTTCCAGTTGGATTCAATACGGATGTAAATGCAGCTGCATTGGGAGAGGCAACCTTTGGTGCTGCTAAAGGATTGGACAGCTGCTTGTACATTACCATTGGTACAGGAATTGGAGCAGGGGCGATTGTCCAAGGTGAACTCCTCCAAGGACTTTCACACCCTGAAATGGGACATATTCTTGTTAGACGTCATCCGAATGACCAATACAAAGGAAAATGTCCATATCATCACGATTGCTTAGAAGGGCTTGCTGCCGGACCAGCGATTGAAGCACGTTGGGGTGTTAAGGGTGATCAGCTTGTAGACCAAGGTGAGGTTTGGGATATGGAAGGTTACTATATTGCTCAAGCTCTGATGCAATATATCTTAATTCTTTCGCCGAAAAAAATCATCCTAGGCGGTGGAGTGATGAAACAGAAACAAGTATTTACTTTTGTTAATAGGTATTTAAAGGAATTTGTTAATGGGTATGTAGCTTTGCCGGAGCTTACTAATTATATTGTCAGCCCTGGTTTAGGTGATAATGCGGGGATAACTGGCTCGCTAATGCTTGCTCATCAAGCATTGCTAGCGGAGAATGAATGA
- a CDS encoding MTP-1 family protein produces MAVLNKGNVKTCEQLLEEFNSNSQPANAERIVFTGIGEKDVYNICAPFEDEGELVIAGRVESRDSEHSHVYFFVERNGKWVPRENAPVLELQDPFFTRIAGELIVGGVQIFPHPINAGQLGWRTVFYKGQSIAGLQEFAKGPDGMKDLRLVELKDGSIGVLTRPQGEKGGRGKIGWTRISSLAELTLDVINEAPLLEDQFIDEQWGGANEPHLLANGLVGVLGHIASFDEEGNRHYYPMVFALDPETGDISDMKLIATRSNFLPGPSKRPDLEDVVFSGGLVRRPDRSADIYAGISDAEAQKITIVDPFLQYER; encoded by the coding sequence ATGGCTGTTTTAAATAAAGGGAATGTCAAAACATGTGAACAGTTGTTGGAAGAATTTAATTCGAATTCTCAACCTGCCAATGCAGAAAGGATCGTTTTCACAGGAATTGGTGAAAAAGATGTCTATAATATTTGCGCACCGTTTGAAGACGAAGGGGAGCTTGTTATTGCAGGACGGGTAGAGTCACGTGACAGTGAGCACTCTCATGTTTATTTCTTTGTCGAGAGAAATGGAAAGTGGGTACCAAGAGAGAATGCACCTGTCCTTGAGTTACAAGATCCATTCTTTACTCGCATAGCAGGAGAGTTAATTGTAGGTGGCGTTCAAATCTTCCCACATCCAATTAATGCGGGTCAACTTGGCTGGAGAACGGTTTTTTATAAAGGACAGTCCATTGCAGGGCTGCAGGAATTTGCAAAAGGTCCGGACGGAATGAAGGACCTTCGTCTTGTGGAATTAAAGGACGGAAGTATTGGCGTATTGACAAGACCTCAAGGGGAAAAAGGCGGAAGAGGAAAGATTGGTTGGACACGAATTTCTTCATTAGCTGAATTGACTCTCGATGTGATTAACGAAGCTCCTTTGCTAGAAGACCAGTTTATTGATGAACAGTGGGGTGGAGCAAACGAACCGCACCTATTAGCAAATGGACTTGTCGGTGTCCTCGGCCATATCGCTTCCTTTGATGAAGAGGGAAATCGTCATTATTATCCAATGGTATTTGCCCTTGATCCAGAAACAGGTGATATTTCTGACATGAAGCTAATTGCTACTAGAAGCAATTTTCTTCCTGGTCCATCGAAACGACCAGACCTAGAGGATGTTGTCTTTAGTGGCGGATTAGTTCGAAGACCGGATAGAAGTGCTGATATTTATGCAGGAATTAGTGACGCAGAAGCTCAAAAAATAACGATCGTGGATCCATTTTTACAATATGAACGGTAA
- a CDS encoding aldose 1-epimerase family protein, whose translation MPEKRDEGKKMIVIENDWLKVDIVRHGAEVRKVTHKKNALDYMWTGDEAYWGRVSPVLFPIVGRLKEDQYKLDDQTYKMSQHGFLRDVEFDVAEQTSTTVSFVFESLGRFIHVYPYEFKAVIRYRLMEDSLIVQWQILNENKEEMYFSIGAHPAFKVPLGENETIEDYHLNITPAANKQVMEYELKNSLIHEKGTVNDLSTIQLTNSLFAHDALIYSNIDKVTLVSNQSSHGVEVMFQGFPFVGIWSKYMETDGTIAPFVCIEPWYGIADKYNTTGNLKEKFGVNKLEVGEAFQAEYIMKFH comes from the coding sequence ATGCCAGAAAAAAGAGATGAGGGAAAAAAGATGATTGTCATTGAAAATGATTGGTTGAAGGTTGATATTGTCAGACACGGAGCAGAAGTACGTAAAGTGACTCATAAGAAAAATGCGCTGGATTATATGTGGACAGGAGATGAGGCATATTGGGGACGAGTCTCTCCTGTCTTATTTCCGATTGTGGGACGGTTAAAGGAAGATCAATATAAACTGGATGACCAAACCTACAAGATGTCACAGCATGGCTTTCTGCGTGACGTTGAATTCGATGTGGCTGAGCAGACATCAACAACCGTTTCTTTTGTGTTTGAGTCTCTTGGACGCTTTATTCATGTATATCCTTACGAATTTAAAGCGGTGATTCGATATCGTCTCATGGAGGACTCGCTAATTGTTCAGTGGCAAATCCTGAATGAAAACAAGGAAGAGATGTATTTTTCCATTGGTGCACATCCTGCGTTTAAGGTTCCACTAGGAGAAAATGAAACCATTGAAGATTACCATTTGAACATTACACCTGCGGCAAATAAGCAAGTGATGGAATATGAGCTAAAGAATTCCCTCATTCATGAGAAAGGGACAGTAAATGACCTCTCAACGATTCAACTTACAAACTCTCTATTTGCCCATGATGCTCTAATTTACAGCAATATCGATAAAGTCACATTGGTATCTAATCAGTCGAGTCATGGTGTAGAAGTAATGTTTCAAGGTTTTCCGTTTGTTGGGATTTGGTCAAAATATATGGAAACAGATGGGACGATAGCTCCGTTTGTTTGCATTGAGCCTTGGTACGGCATTGCAGATAAATATAACACAACAGGGAACTTAAAAGAGAAGTTTGGCGTCAATAAGCTAGAAGTGGGGGAAGCGTTTCAGGCTGAATATATAATGAAGTTTCATTAA
- a CDS encoding carbohydrate ABC transporter permease produces the protein MGGAKKKGLWFRYLIAVILLLIMIYPYIYMVLNSFADWDQVDKKLFPTEYSLKSYEWLLGGGEAAIPRPWLNAFFNSFIVSGASTLLMMVSAVMVAYALAKMPFKGRDTINNFILFQMFFPAIILLIPTFLLIQRIGMYDSYWGLILPKAMSLWAVFMYTNFFKAIPETFIEAAKLDGASELQIMYKIVLPMSKSITTVIFLFLFMERWTELLWDMLVAKSDNMLTLNVLLSQMFGPYGGYPGPLYAASVLLTLPIIIIFLLFAKKFQEGMQFTLK, from the coding sequence ATGGGTGGAGCTAAGAAAAAAGGCTTATGGTTTCGTTACCTAATTGCCGTTATTCTATTACTGATTATGATTTATCCATATATTTATATGGTGCTAAATTCTTTTGCTGATTGGGATCAAGTAGATAAGAAGCTATTTCCGACAGAGTATTCCTTGAAATCGTATGAATGGTTATTGGGTGGTGGGGAAGCTGCTATCCCAAGGCCATGGTTGAATGCATTCTTCAATAGCTTTATTGTCTCGGGGGCCTCAACACTATTGATGATGGTATCTGCCGTTATGGTCGCCTATGCACTAGCAAAGATGCCATTTAAAGGAAGAGACACGATAAATAACTTTATATTATTTCAAATGTTCTTTCCAGCCATCATTTTGTTAATCCCTACATTCCTTTTGATTCAACGAATCGGAATGTATGACTCATACTGGGGATTGATTTTGCCAAAAGCCATGAGTTTATGGGCCGTATTTATGTATACGAACTTTTTCAAGGCGATACCAGAAACGTTTATCGAAGCGGCAAAGCTAGACGGTGCGAGCGAGTTGCAAATTATGTACAAAATCGTCTTGCCAATGTCTAAATCAATAACGACCGTTATCTTCTTATTCTTGTTCATGGAAAGATGGACTGAGCTATTATGGGATATGTTGGTCGCGAAGAGTGATAACATGCTAACGCTGAATGTCCTGTTATCACAAATGTTCGGTCCATATGGCGGCTATCCAGGCCCTTTGTATGCTGCCTCTGTTTTATTAACACTGCCTATCATTATCATCTTCTTGCTGTTTGCGAAAAAGTTCCAAGAAGGTATGCAATTTACACTTAAGTAA